Within Candidatus Hydrogenedentota bacterium, the genomic segment TATGCAGGTAATGGGCGTGCCATCCGGCAGGAAGCCATCGGGAACGCCATCGCCGTCGTTGTCTTCCCATTCATCCGGCACGCCGTCTTCATCGAGGTCGTAATAGGCGTCATCGCACGGCGGCACGAACTCGATAATGCCGAAACGGGTGTTGTTATCGTCGTTCCAGAAGCCGTCCGTCCTGAGTTCCACCCAAGGCTCATCCAGGTTATTCGGTTCGCCGTCTCGCCAATTGGTGTACGTGACGGGTTCGCCGCTGTACCACTCGTAGTTCGCGTTGTCCAAGTCCGGGTCGTGCAGGCCGATCATGCGCGTATCCGACACGAGACCGTGATCGAACGGCCATTGGTTCTCTTCGGCCGAACGGATGGTTATCAAGTTGCCGGGGATGTACACACGGTCCAGCTTCCCGATGTAATGGGTCTGCGCATACATCTGGCAGCCGTCGCCGGTGCCGGGCACGAGCGAGTTGCGAAACACATGCCGGTCCTCGGGCCGGTACACGTAGGCGTCGCTGAAAACGAACGCCTGGTCGGGGCATTCGTCCGTGCCGGGCGGGACGATGGTCGGGTCCAGGGCCGCCGTGACGTACAGCGACGGGTCGCCCGCATCGTAGAAGGCATCGTATTCGAGCCGGTTGCAGTAGCCGTCGCCGTCCGCGTCGCCGAACCAGGCATAGTACGTGGGCAGATTGACGAAACTGCGCGGGTCGGGGTTCGGGTTCGCTGCATATTCACCGATGAGCCCGAACAAGAAGATCACCGAACCCGAGGACAGGTCATCGCCGAGGATCAGGAAGCTCGACATCAGGTCCACCAGCCCGTCCGCGAGATAACCCAGCCCGAACGCCTCCAGCAATGCGAGCGCGTCCGGCCCCACGTCCGCATACAGCCGTGTCCGGTTCACGTGCAGCCCCTGCATGGTAATGTCATAGGTAACGCCAGGGCGCACCTGCCCCGGCGCCGACCCGCTCGACAGGTCGAAACTGGGGTCCTGCAATACGGCCCGAATCAGGCCCAGCTCATACTCGACGTCATACATCCCGTTCGGGAGCGGCAACTGCGCCACCTCATCGATACCGCCGTTGATGTCCGGCGACGGCTCGGGCGGGCTGATCGGACAGAAGGCGGCTTCCGGATGCTCGGCGCAGTACACGTCCGACCCCTTGCAGAACAGCTTGTTGAGCAGGGCGGCGTCCTCTTCGTCCAGCAAGCCGCGCAACAGCCCGTTGCTCGCGATTTGGTCCACAATCGTGCAGTAATCGGGCACCCGGAACGGGTCGCAGCCGGCCTGGCCGGGTTCCGCCGGGTTGGTGGCGTATTCCGCATACTGGATGCGTCCGCCCGCCTCATCCACGACACGCTGGTATTCGCAGTAGTTGACGCTGGCGTCCCCGTCATAATTGCCCGACCACGAGAAGGGCTCATTCGCCATCTTGCCGGCCGTATACGCCGCGTAGGAGCCTTCCAGGCCCAGCCGGCTCTTCAACTGGTCCGCCGTGTACTGGTCGATCATGATGAATGCGGTCAGCGCATTCTCGAACGGCTGCAGCGTAGCCGCATAGGTGGACTCGGCGCGCACCTGCGCCAGCACCGCCTGGTAATAGGCGCGCACTTCCGCGTGCTGTGGCAGCGCCTCGTTGCAGAGCACCGCCTCGAGCGGCGCCAGCTCAAGCTTGTCGAACATTGCGTTGCTGTTGATGTCCGCCGTGTTGAAATCCGCGATACCCACGGCCGGAAACAGCAGCCAGCCTTCATTGACCAGGAAGGTCCATGCCGGACAGGCCGGTTCGCCCACGATTTCGGCCCGCGCCCCCGGCGCAAACAAGGCGAGACAAAGGATCGCCGGAAGCAACGCTTTCCATAGACCTCCCGCGGGTACGTGAGTACAGATGCTGCCCATAACCTTCTCCTTACAGCGCCGCGTCTTGCGCGCGCGGCGCGCTAGCATGAGAAACAGTTATCTTGAAAGCCCGTCCACCCCCGTGATGGAAGGGCCCGCTACTGCCATTCCTGCTATCCAGCAGGCGCACAATACATTCCACCTCGCTCGAATTATCGCACCAAACGCGTCCAAATGCCAACCATGCGCTTGCAGGCAACGGGCCAATGCCCCCGGCCTTTTGACGAGGCCTCCCGGGACCAGGTTTCCTGACGCCAAGCGCTTCCCTCCGCCCCCGCGGCCAATGCGCGCCCGGAAGACAGGAGAAACCCGGTTCCGGCGCCGCGAGGCCCACGGGCATTCGGCCGCCGCTCCTGGCGCTGACCGCGGGCCCGAAAAGCCCGCGCCCGGCGCCTCCGGGCGCACCAGACGTGCGCGGCAAAGGCGCCGGGCGCGGCTTCCCTCACGCTGCTCTCCCCTCGATGGCGGCTATAGGCGCCGTCTCCGGCGAAACACCGCGGCGCCCGACCAGGTAATCATCAATGCGGCGGCGGCCAGGCCGAAAACGCCGCCCACAGGCATATCGGCAAGGTACTGCAGCTCGAAGGTGTAAGCCGCGATACTCTTGCTCGCGCCATCATCGTACAGGAGGGTATACCGGCCCGCGGCGGTTCCATCCGGGCGATTGACGCACAAAGTATCCGTGTCCGCGCCCGAGTAGCGCGTCGAGTCCATGAGCGGCTGCGCGAAATCGGGCCAGCGGCGCCACGAATAATCCGGGTGCACGGGGTCACGGGGCAGACTCGACGGCAAGGGCAGGCAGATAGCCGCAACACCCTCTTCGAATACCAGGACGGCATCGGGCGGCACGGCGTCGCAGGCGTCGCCCATGCCGTCGCCATTGGCGTCCACCTGGTCCGCATTGGCCGCGATGGGGCAGTTGTCGCAAGCATCGCCCAGCCCGTCGCCATCCAAGTCCGTCTCCGCAACACCGTCGCAGTCGTCATCGAGGCCATTGCAGCGCTCGGGCGCGCCGGGATAGATATCCGGGTCTGTGTCGTCGCAATCCAGCACCTGACCGCTATCACACAGCGCGAATCCATCGCTGTCATTGTCGAACTCGGCGTCTTCGTCATACACGCCGTCGCAGTCATTGTCGATTCCGTCGCACGTGTCCAGAGCGCCTTGATAGATATCCGGGCTCATCGGTTCGCAGTCGTCCACATCCGGCACGCCGTCGTCATCGTCATCCGGGTCACACAGGTCGCCTTGGCCATCACGGTCAAAATCCCGCTGGTCATCATTGGAAACGCCGGGGCAGTTGTCGCAGGCATCCCCCAGACCGTCGCTGTCGGCATCCGCCTGCGTGGGATTGGCATTGGCAACGCAATTATCCGCGGAATCGGGAACCCCGTCGAAATCGCCGTCGGGCTCGCCCTCGCCTTCCCCTTCGCCTGTGCACCCGGGAATGGCGAAGTGCTCGCAGTGGCCCGCGATACAGACGTCGTCGGTACACGGGTCGCCATCGTCGCAGTCCGCGTCCACTCCGCACTCGGCGCAGCCGGGAATGGCCCAGTGGACACAACCGAGCGGCTCGCAGACGTCTTCCGTGCATGGGTCGCCATCGTCGCAGTCTTCGTCGAACTCGCAGGGCTCGCCTTCGCCTTCCCCTTCGCCGCCCCCGAGAACTTCCACCAGATAGTCCTCGACCTCGCCATCCGGCGCGGGGGTGTCCCACGACAATCTCCCCGCCTGGTCAAAGCGGAACCGGGCGTAGGTCGGACCCGCGGGCGCCCATGCAGGCACGGAGAAGGACAACGGGTTAACGCCTGCGCTGAGAAGCTGGTCCGTGAATATCTGATCGCCGGACCACGACCCGTCCTGGCCGAAATCAATCCATGCGCTCAGTTTGCCGGAACCGGACGCCACCACATCCACCGTCGCCGTCGTACCGGCAGTCAGTACCGAGGTGAAGGTCACGCCGTCTTCATCGTCGCTGACCGAGACATCATCGCCGGTGGCCGCCGCGTTGGGCTGGCCGTCGGTTTCCCCGTCCCGGGTTGCGCCCAGGAACGGGCCCGTTAATGCGTGACTGGCCCCCTCTTGAGACGAGAGCGTTGGGTACGGGCTGGGCGCGTCCCCGTAATCCAGGCTCGGCAAGGTGACCGTAAGCACGCCCAGGCGGTCGAGCTGCAATCCGTCCTCGCTGCCGTCCTGTCCGGCGCCTGTGTTCAGGTCGCCATACAGCCACGGTCCGTTCGGGCTGATGCGAAACCGGAGACAGTAATTATAGGTGCCCGCGTTCGAGACGGTCAGCGTTCCCCGGTATTCATCCACGCCCGGTTCGCCCGCCGCCGCGTCGTTCCAGCCCGGCGTACCCGAAGCCGTGTACCAGACTGTCCAGGTAGTGGGATTTGTTCCGGTGGCGCCGTAGCCCAGTTGGGCAATCATCCCGGCGTCAATGCCAGAAGTCAGGGTAGTAATACCCGCTTCAAGCACCCGGCCCGAGATGGCCGCCGTTTGTATGCCGGCCTCGATGTTGATAGTGGCCGGTCCCTGTAACCGGCACCAGTCCGTGTTCTTTTCGATGCAGGACTCATCGACCGGACCGTCGCAATCGTTGTCCACGCCGTCACAGACTTCTTCCGCGCCCGGATAGACCGTGTTGTCATTGTCGTTGCAGTCTCGTATCATGCAACCCTGACAGTAGGGCCATCCGTCCCCATCTCCATCGACCGTCAGTTCTTCGTCTGTTTGACCATCGCAGTCGTTGTCAATGCAGTCGCACAGCTCCGGAGCATCCGGATAGATGTCGGGAATACCCGGCTCGCAATCGCAGTCGTCGCCGGCCGGGTCCCCATCGGCGTTATCCTGCTTCGAATTGGGCAGAAACCTGCAATTGTCGCACGCGTCGCCAACACCGTCCCCGTCCGTATCCTCCTGCGTGGGATTGGAAACGGCCGGGCAGTTGTCCGACGCATCGGGTACGCCATCGCCGTCGGTATCCTGGGCGGCGGCCAGCGGCGCGCAGAGAACCGCGCAACATAATGCGGCCACCAGAAGCGAGCCGGCGCGCCACGAAACAGATGGAGAACAAGGCTGCACGTTACGGAATGAGAGTGAGACAGATTTCATGATTACACCCCTCCTCTCTCGTCCTGCGAGAGCATTAGACGTCATTCTGACGCTTCCGGGGCCCGCTGTCAAGACATTTTCGAAATCCGGTTCGGGCGTTCATGCCCAGGCCGCGCCGTCTCTTCGCGATGCGCCCGGTGCGTGGTATCGCCCCGCGCAATCACCCCGAAGCCGCGGGACCACCCCGCGGCTTGCAGCCATCCAGAAACAGGCCCGCCACATACGACTCGTTTCCCGGCACATCCCGGCAGCAAGGTTGGGCACCCGTGGCATGGGCATCTTGCCCATGCACACAGACTGCCTCAGCAACCCGCACGGGCGGGACGCCCGTGCCACCCGTGGCATGGGCATCTTGCCCATGCACACAGACTGCTTCAGCAACCCCCACGGGCGGGACGCCCGTGCCACCCGTGGCATGGCCTCAGTTCACCGGGACGCCCGCGGGCAGCAGCGTGCTCGACTCGAATCCGTTCACCATGAACGACTTCGCGATACCCTGCAGGTCGCCCGGCTGGCCCCACCACCGGATCACCAGCGAGCCGTTCGCCTTGCCGTCGTTCCCGTTTTCGGTGTTTACCGGGCGGTTGGGCACCGCGCGGCCGGCCGGCGCCTCCTGGCCGCGGGGCACGGAACTCGGGTCGTCCGCCACCGGCCGGAACGCCACCGTGGCGTTCCCGCCGACCACGAAGGCGCTGCGGTCGAACGGGCCGATGTACACCCCGTTTTCCGTGTAGTATTCCGCAAATCCCAGAAACGTCGCGGGCAGGTTGTTGTGCAGGAAGATGATGGTGGACATCTTGCCGTCCGAGGGCGGGTTGCCCACGGCGACGCCCGCATTGTCCACGAACCACGGAACCGCGAGCGTGCTTTCCGTGGTATTCTCCTGATATTCGCCCGGATTGAAAACGAGACCCCACGACTTCAGAGTCATCGAGCCGTCGCAGTCTTCGAAGGAGCAGTCCGAATCTATCCGCTCCTGCACAATAACCAGAAGCCACATTCCTTCCGTGGTACCGACACGAATAATATTATAGAAACTCATGAATGGACCGGATTGTGGCCCGTCGCCCAGACCAAGCATATTCATATCAGGATCATAGTAAGCGTCGCTGTGAAAAAAACAATTCTTATATGTTTGTGTGCTTGAATCACAGTAAAAGGAGAAAATCGTTTCGAATGCATATGTTAATTGAATCCAGTTGCCGTCCGGGTCAACTAAGTACAATTCCAGCCCCTGCCTCCACCTGCTACCCGCACCATCATCTACTATGGCTTTCTTGTTGCTTTCGAAATTCACAACGACCATCATGTTCATAAGTGTCGCCGAATCCTCCGGCGGAACCGTAATCTCCGAATGCCCAAGTTGCTGCTGTTCAGTTGTCCAGTCCGGGCAGTCCGCCACCGTGATGGGCGTATCGGCGGACCAGTAGGCCTTGGGCTGCGCCGATGACGCCGGCGCCAACAGGAGCAACCCGATGACGGCCAGCATCGCAACTTCGCTGAAACAACGCCTTCTTTCCATGATGAATCTCCCTGACCGGAGCGTGTATCCGCTC encodes:
- a CDS encoding thrombospondin type 3 repeat-containing protein, which gives rise to MIAQLGYGATGTNPTTWTVWYTASGTPGWNDAAAGEPGVDEYRGTLTVSNAGTYNYCLRFRISPNGPWLYGDLNTGAGQDGSEDGLQLDRLGVLTVTLPSLDYGDAPSPYPTLSSQEGASHALTGPFLGATRDGETDGQPNAAATGDDVSVSDDEDGVTFTSVLTAGTTATVDVVASGSGKLSAWIDFGQDGSWSGDQIFTDQLLSAGVNPLSFSVPAWAPAGPTYARFRFDQAGRLSWDTPAPDGEVEDYLVEVLGGGEGEGEGEPCEFDEDCDDGDPCTEDVCEPLGCVHWAIPGCAECGVDADCDDGDPCTDDVCIAGHCEHFAIPGCTGEGEGEGEPDGDFDGVPDSADNCVANANPTQADADSDGLGDACDNCPGVSNDDQRDFDRDGQGDLCDPDDDDDGVPDVDDCEPMSPDIYQGALDTCDGIDNDCDGVYDEDAEFDNDSDGFALCDSGQVLDCDDTDPDIYPGAPERCNGLDDDCDGVAETDLDGDGLGDACDNCPIAANADQVDANGDGMGDACDAVPPDAVLVFEEGVAAICLPLPSSLPRDPVHPDYSWRRWPDFAQPLMDSTRYSGADTDTLCVNRPDGTAAGRYTLLYDDGASKSIAAYTFELQYLADMPVGGVFGLAAAALMITWSGAAVFRRRRRL